The DNA segment CTACATCCGGCGTTCGATGGCCAACGCGCACATCAGCAAGTGGCGGCGCACGCGCAGGGAAAGCCTGGTCGCCGAGCTGCCGGAACCACGCATGGTCGCACCCGTCGACCCGTTCGAGCACGAACCGCTGTGGCAAGCACTTCGCGACCTCCCTCCGAGGCAACGCGCCGTCATCGTGCTGCGTTACTACGAAGGATTGTCCGAAGCCGAGATCGCGGCCTCGCTCGGCGTGAGCCAGGGCACGGTCAAGAGCCAGGCCAGCAAGGCGATCGCCTCGCTGCGCGGCAAGCTGCGAGGTTCCGATGAGAACGAAGGGAGGGAAGCGGTGTGACCGACCAGAACGAACCACTCGACGACGAGCTGCGCAGGCTGTTCGCCGACGCCAGGCTCGACGTCTCGCCACGGGAAGGCGCCGGAGAGGCCATTGTCGCGGGCGCGAAGCGACTTCGTCGCCGTCGAGCGGCGATGACCGGTGGCGGCGGTGCGCTCGCCGTGGTCGCGTTGATCGCCGGTGGACTGACCTTCGGTGGGTTGCACAACACCGGCGACCAGCAGGACCTCCCCATTGCGGCTCCGAACAGCACCGAGCGGACTCCGTCCGCTTCGGGAGAGCCCTCGCCCGGCTCGGCGAGCGAGGAGCCACAGACCCCGCCTCCCTCGCAGGCACAGTCGCAGACCGGCGCGCCGCCTTCCGACACCGACGTACCCTCCGCACCGGCGACTCCGCCCAGTTCGTCCGCTCCCAGCGGTTCCGTGTACGCCGTCGGCCCCGTCTTCGGCCCCGACGGCTACGAGGCGCTCAAGCTGGGCATGTCCTACGACGACGCGGTCGCGACCGGCATGCTCTCCGGGCAGGGCGTTCCGCCTCCCGCGGGGAGCTGTTCCACCTACCAGCTCGCCGAGGGCAGCTCGGCCATCAGGGACGTGTCGATTTCCGGTTCGAACGGCGTGGTGGGTTTCCGCGCTGGGACGGCGCAGACCACCAACGGCATCGCGGCGGGAGCGACGCTCGACCAGTTGAAGGCGAGTTACCCCGACCTCGTTGCGTCGGGATCCGGCTACACGGCCGCTGCGGGCGGGGGCGCCCAGTATCAGTTCACCGTCGCGGGCGACACGGTGACCGAGGTTCAGTTGCTCGCACAGGGAGCAACCTGCTGACCGTCACCCCACAACCGAAAACCCGGGCTGCTCCTCAGGGGGAGAGCCCGGGTTTTCCTTGGAGGGCATCGCGGTTTACAGCTTTCCGCCCGCTACCGGCGGCATCGTGACGTCGTCGCCGCCGTCGCCTACCGACTCGCGGTGCAGGAACCGCTCGACCTCGAACAGGTTGCCGTTCGCCCTGTCGACGATGTTCAGCAGAGTCGACATCGCGGAGATTTCCTCGACCTGCTCCTTGAGGAACCACTGGATGAACTGCTCGGCGGTGTAGTCGTCTTCCGCGCGGGCGGCTTTCGCCAGCGTCCTGATGTCGGCAGCGACTTCCTTCTCCTGCTCAAGGGCCAGTTCGACCAGTTGGCGAGCGTCGGCGAAATCGTTGCGAACGCTGCCGCTGTCCGGGATCTCGACGTGGTGGCTGGTGTCCAACATGTACTGGACGAGCGCCATGGCGTGGTTCCGCTCCTCAACAGACTGCTTGTAAAAGTGCTTGGCCAGTTGAGGAAGGTCCTCGTTGTCGAACCAGACAGCAAGCGCGATGTACTGCTGCGAGGCGTTGAACTCGTTGTGGATCTGCGCCTGTAGCAATTCGTAGAACTTTGAACGCGGTTGCTTCTTTGAGGTGGCCATGTATTCGAAGATACGCGGGACGAGGCCCTTTTTTCCAGTCGATAGTGGTGATGTGCAACCCATTTGATTACAATTAATGAGCCAAGGTTTTGCTTATTTTGTTTAGGCTCGCCTAAGAATTTCGATCAATTAGGTGAGCCTTGCTTTGCCCATTTGTTCGTGGTCGCGGGCGGTTCAGTATGGAACCGGTTCCCTGGTGATCGGGCAGGACATGCAGCGCGGCCCGCCCCGCCCTGAACCGAGCTCCGAACCCGCGATCCGGAGTACCTCGATGCCCGCCTCCTCAAGCCTCGCGTTGGTCTCCACGTTGCGTTCGTAGCCGATGACGACACCGGGTGCGACGGCGAGAGTGTTGTTGCCGTCGTCCCACTGCTCCCGCTCCGCGGTCACCGGATCGAGGCCGGTGTCGATCACGTTGAGCCGCTCGATCCCCATGGCCGTCGCGGCAGCCGAAAGGAACGGTTCCGGCCCTGCGACCTGCAACGCACCGTCGTCGCGCTGACTCAGCGCGTAGGCGACGAGTGAATCCCTCGCCAGTGGGTACATCACGACCGCGTCGGGGCCGATCATCGTGCAGACGGTGTCGAGATGCATGGTCGCGCGTGTCTGCGCGATCGGGACCGCGAGCACGGTGTGCGCGATCCCGTCGGCGAACGCGGACCTCGCGAGCGCTTCCGCTCCGGCCGCCGTCGTTCGCTCGCCGACCCCCACCGCGAGCACCCCGGGCCCCAGCAGCAGGACGTCGCCACCCTCGACCGGTGCGGAATGCGCGCCGTAGGCGCGGGCCGTTCCATGGAAAAGGGGATGGTAGGCGTACACGATGTCCAGCAGCGCGGTTTCCCTTCGCCTGGCAGGCATCGCCAGTGAGGAAATGGCGACGCGGTCACCGATCCAGGCCGACGAATCGCGCGTGAAAAGCAGGTTCGGGAGCGGGTCGACCGCGAAATCGTGTGGATGATTCATTTTTCGTACCAGGGAAGCACCCTCGCTCGCGGGCAGTTCCTCGAAGGTCATCCCGGACATCAGCACCTCGGCCAGCGCGAGGGAGCCCAAGCCGGAAAGATGCGAGCGGAGGGCGTCGGTGAGTTCGGTGCCGAGTCGCTTTCCGTCGACGGCGGCGTGCACGCCAGCCGCGTGTGCTCGCGGATCGTCGAGGGCTGAGCCGAGCAAATCCGCGAGCAGCAACACTTCGACGCCGCGTTCGCGAAGTACCCCGGCGAACGCGTCGTGTTCCTGCTGTGCCCTGTCGACCCACGGGATCGAGTCGAACAACAGTTGGTCGTTGTTGCGGGGAGTCAGCCGCTTCAGCTCGTTTCCGGGACGGTGCAACAGAACCGTGCGTAGTGGCCCCACCTC comes from the Prauserella marina genome and includes:
- a CDS encoding SigE family RNA polymerase sigma factor — encoded protein: MTAFVPAIGRDSGRAATRRHERGLVVPGDLTDFGEFVEASLPGLLRYGHALTGNPHDAADLVQTVLEKIGSRWTHILRKTGDPLAYIRRSMANAHISKWRRTRRESLVAELPEPRMVAPVDPFEHEPLWQALRDLPPRQRAVIVLRYYEGLSEAEIAASLGVSQGTVKSQASKAIASLRGKLRGSDENEGREAV
- a CDS encoding arginine deiminase, translating into MDSEVGPLRTVLLHRPGNELKRLTPRNNDQLLFDSIPWVDRAQQEHDAFAGVLRERGVEVLLLADLLGSALDDPRAHAAGVHAAVDGKRLGTELTDALRSHLSGLGSLALAEVLMSGMTFEELPASEGASLVRKMNHPHDFAVDPLPNLLFTRDSSAWIGDRVAISSLAMPARRRETALLDIVYAYHPLFHGTARAYGAHSAPVEGGDVLLLGPGVLAVGVGERTTAAGAEALARSAFADGIAHTVLAVPIAQTRATMHLDTVCTMIGPDAVVMYPLARDSLVAYALSQRDDGALQVAGPEPFLSAAATAMGIERLNVIDTGLDPVTAEREQWDDGNNTLAVAPGVVIGYERNVETNARLEEAGIEVLRIAGSELGSGRGGPRCMSCPITREPVPY
- a CDS encoding ferritin; translation: MATSKKQPRSKFYELLQAQIHNEFNASQQYIALAVWFDNEDLPQLAKHFYKQSVEERNHAMALVQYMLDTSHHVEIPDSGSVRNDFADARQLVELALEQEKEVAADIRTLAKAARAEDDYTAEQFIQWFLKEQVEEISAMSTLLNIVDRANGNLFEVERFLHRESVGDGGDDVTMPPVAGGKL